A single window of Aspergillus flavus chromosome 4, complete sequence DNA harbors:
- a CDS encoding mitochondrial import inner membrane translocase subunit tim22 (Mitochondrial import inner membrane translocase subunit tim22), giving the protein MNIPGMTTGMAPAGATAGAGFPGAGAGMQGMSEQEQAMVKAMHAAMESCPVKTVISGTMGFGLGGVFGLFMASMSYDSTFTPQGKAIMDLPWREQVRRGFKDMGSRSWSSAKNFGIVGALYSGTECCVEGLRAKNDLSNSVISGCITGGILGAKAGPQAAAAGCAGFAAFSAAIDAYMRMPSEE; this is encoded by the exons ATGAACATCCCAGGAATGACCACCGGCATGGCCCCCGCAGGCGCAACCGCAGGAGCCGGATTTCCTGGAGCCGGAGCCGGAATGCAGGGCATGAGCGAGCAGGAACAGGCCATGGTGAAAGCG ATGCACGCAGCTATGGAATCTTGTCCCGTGAAGACTGTGATCTCCGGTACCATGGGATTCGGTCTTGGTGGTGTGTTTGGATTGTTTATGGCTAGT ATGTCTTACGACTCAACCTTCACCCCGCAAGGAAAAGCCATCATGGACCTCCCCTGGCGCGAACAAGTCCGCCGCGGTTTCAAAGACATGGGTTCCCGCTCTTGGTCGTCGGCCAAGAACTTCGGTATCGTGGGTGCCTTGTACTCGGGTACGGAATGCTGCGTCGAGGGATTGCGCGCCAAGAACGATCTCTCGAATAGTGTTATCTCGGGTTGTATCACGGGCGGTATTCTCGGTGCTAAGGCGGGTCCTCaggctgctgcggctggtTGTGCGGGTTTTGCGGCGTTCAGTGCGGCGATCGATGCTTATATGAGGATGCCGAGTGAGGAGTGA